A DNA window from Hordeum vulgare subsp. vulgare chromosome 1H, MorexV3_pseudomolecules_assembly, whole genome shotgun sequence contains the following coding sequences:
- the LOC123412013 gene encoding ankyrin-3 gives MADAAAALSARSKVQAFLEAACSGDLEALRKFGSALDEEGKGAAAVAAGVRDANRRTALHFAAREGRTEVCQFLVEQLRLPVDPKDDDGETPLIHAARQGRLETVEYLLGRGADPSVASNMGATALHHAAGIGHIEIMKLLLGKGVDVESESESGTPLVWAAGHGQQDAVKLLLEHNAKPDTETADGITSLLSAVAAGSLPCLEVLIQAGANPNLTAAGATPLHIAADIGNLEMIKCLLQAGGDPNTSDDDGFKPIQVAALRDNLEVVEHLLPLTSPIPGVSNWTVDGIVEYTSSKMAEEKAQENESASLQRRQPVEVSPEAKKRSLEAKARGDDAFRRNDFLVAVDAYTQAIEFDPNDPALLSNRSLCWLRAGQGDRALEDARACRALKPDWAKACFREGAALRLLQRFEEAANAFYEGVQLEPENKELVKAFREAVDDGRKFHAANKPTGNGTKSE, from the exons ATggccgacgccgccgccgccctctcaG ctcggagCAAGGTGCAGGCTTTCCTGGAGGCGGCGTGCTCCGGCGACCTCGAGGCCCTCCGGA AGTTCGGGTCCGCGCTCGACGAGGAGGGGAAGGGCGCGGCCGCGGTGGCCGCCGGCGTGCGGGACGCCAACAGGCGCACCGCGCTGCACTTCGCGGCCCGGGAGGGGCGCACCGAGGTCTGCCAGTTCCTCGTCGAGCAGCTCCGCCTCCCCGTCGACCCCAAGGACGACGATG GCGAAACCCCACTCATCCACGCAGCACGGCAGGGccgcctcgagacggtggagTACCTGCTCGGCCGCGGGGCCGATCCTTCCGTCGCGTCTAACATGGGAGCCACGGCACTGCATCATGCTGCAGGGATAG GACACATAGAGATTATGAAGCTTTTGCTTGGTAAGGGAGTCGATGTCGAATCTGAAAGCGAGTCTGGTACTCCCCTTGTTTGGGCTGCTGGTCATGGACAGCAGGACGCGGTCAAGCTTCTGCTTGAACACAATGCTAAG CCGGACACTGAAACTGCTGATGGAATCACTTCGCTGTTGTCTGCTGTTGCAGCTGGTTCCCTCCCATGCTTGGAGGTTCTAATCCAG GCAGGTGCAAACCCGAATCTCACTGCTGCTGGAGCAACCCCATTGCATATTGCTGCAGACATTGGAAATCTTGAAATGATCAAATGTTTGCTTCAAGCTGGAGGTGACCCAAATACCTCTGATGAT GATGGATTTAAGCCTATACAGGTTGCTGCATTAAGGGATAACCTTGAAGTTGTGGAACATCTTTTACCATTGACGTCTCCAATCCCAGGTGTCTCGAACTGGACTGTTGATGGAATAGTAGAATACACATCGTCTAAAATGGCAGAGGAAAAG GCGCAAGAAAATGAGTCGGCCAGTTTACAGAGACGACAACCCGTCGAG GTGTCACCTGAGGCAAAAAAGAGATCCTTGGAAGCCAAAGCGAGAGGTGATGATGCATTCAGAAGAAACGACTTCCTAGTAGCAGTGGATGCATATACACAA GCCATTGAATTCGACCCGAATGACCCCGCATTGCTTTCGAACAGAAGCCTTTGTTGGCTGCGGGCAGGGCAAGGTGATCGTGCCTTGGAGGATGCGAGAGCATGCCGAGCACTTAAGCCAGACTGGGCGAAAGCTTGCTTCAGGGAAGGTGCAGCGCTGCGCCTGCTGCAG AGGTTTGAAGAAGCCGCGAACGCATTCTACGAGGGGGTGCAGCTTGAGCCGGAGAACAAAGAGCTCGTCAAGGCATTCAG GGAGGCTGTTGATGACGGGAGGAAGTTCCATGCGGCGAACAAGCCAACAGGAAACGGAACAAAGTCAGAATGA